In Tachysurus fulvidraco isolate hzauxx_2018 chromosome 3, HZAU_PFXX_2.0, whole genome shotgun sequence, a single window of DNA contains:
- the ssr1 gene encoding translocon-associated protein subunit alpha isoform X2, translating into MLKFLPKLLLLLLLAFPVTVFIKGTLVAAQDVTEEEEEAADEDTTDDVIAEDEDDEAEVEDDENTELTEEKEEEEEEEALAGEIKPSPNADTTILFVKGEDFPANNIVKFLLGFTNKGSEDFVVESLDASFRYPQDFQFYIQNFTALQLGTVVPPQRQATFEYSFIPAEPMGGRPFGLVINLNYKDSSGNVFQDAVFNQTVTVTEREDGLDGETIFMYVFLSGLGLLVVVGLHQLLESRKRRRPVAKVEMGTSNHNDVDMSWIPQETLNQINKASPRRSPRKRTQKRSAGSDE; encoded by the exons ATGCTCAAATTCCTTCCAAAATTACTACTGTTGCTGTTGCTAGCTTTCCCGGTGACTGTCTTTATAAAAG GCACATTAGTAGCAGCACAAGATgttacagaagaagaagaagaggcagCTGATGAAGATACTACTGATGATGTGATTGCTGAAGACGAGGATGACGAAGCAGAGGTGGAAGATGATGAAAATACAGAACTG ACTgaagaaaaggaggaagaggaagaagaagaagctctAGCAGGAGAGATAAAGCCTTCCCCGAATGCTGATACAACCATTCTGTTTGTCAAAGGAGAAG ACTTTCCAGCCAACAACATTGTAAAATTCCTGCTGGGCTTCACCAATAAAGGCAGTGAAGATTTTGTAGTCGAGTCTTTGGACGCTTCCTTCCGCTACCCTCAGGACTTCCAGTTTTACATCCAGAACTTCACTGCTCTGCAGCTGGGCACGGTGGTGCCTCCACAGCGTCAGGCCACATTTGAGTACTCGTTCATTCCAGCTGAACCCATGGGTGGTCGCCCCTTTGGCTTGGTCATCAACCTCAACTACAAGGATAGCAGT ggCAACGTTTTCCAGGATGCAGTGTTTAACCAGACGGTCACCGTCACTGAGAGAGAGGATGGTCTGGATGGAGAGAC GATCTTTATGTACGTGTTCCTCTCTGGGCTTGGGCTTCTGGTGGTTGTTGGATTGCATCAGCTTTTGGAATCTAGGAAG agGAGGAGACCTGTGGCCAAGGTGGAGATGGGGACCTCCAACCATAATGACGTTGATATGAGCTGGATCCCACAAGAGACACTCAATCAAATCA ATAAGGCTTCCCCCAGAAGATCACCCCGTAAGAGGACACAGAAGCGCTCTGCTGGATCAGATGAGTGA
- the ssr1 gene encoding translocon-associated protein subunit alpha isoform X1 translates to MLKFLPKLLLLLLLAFPVTVFIKGTLVAAQDVTEEEEEAADEDTTDDVIAEDEDDEAEVEDDENTELTEEKEEEEEEEALAGEIKPSPNADTTILFVKGEDFPANNIVKFLLGFTNKGSEDFVVESLDASFRYPQDFQFYIQNFTALQLGTVVPPQRQATFEYSFIPAEPMGGRPFGLVINLNYKDSSGNVFQDAVFNQTVTVTEREDGLDGETIFMYVFLSGLGLLVVVGLHQLLESRKRRRPVAKVEMGTSNHNDVDMSWIPQETLNQIMQSRRDKASPRRSPRKRTQKRSAGSDE, encoded by the exons ATGCTCAAATTCCTTCCAAAATTACTACTGTTGCTGTTGCTAGCTTTCCCGGTGACTGTCTTTATAAAAG GCACATTAGTAGCAGCACAAGATgttacagaagaagaagaagaggcagCTGATGAAGATACTACTGATGATGTGATTGCTGAAGACGAGGATGACGAAGCAGAGGTGGAAGATGATGAAAATACAGAACTG ACTgaagaaaaggaggaagaggaagaagaagaagctctAGCAGGAGAGATAAAGCCTTCCCCGAATGCTGATACAACCATTCTGTTTGTCAAAGGAGAAG ACTTTCCAGCCAACAACATTGTAAAATTCCTGCTGGGCTTCACCAATAAAGGCAGTGAAGATTTTGTAGTCGAGTCTTTGGACGCTTCCTTCCGCTACCCTCAGGACTTCCAGTTTTACATCCAGAACTTCACTGCTCTGCAGCTGGGCACGGTGGTGCCTCCACAGCGTCAGGCCACATTTGAGTACTCGTTCATTCCAGCTGAACCCATGGGTGGTCGCCCCTTTGGCTTGGTCATCAACCTCAACTACAAGGATAGCAGT ggCAACGTTTTCCAGGATGCAGTGTTTAACCAGACGGTCACCGTCACTGAGAGAGAGGATGGTCTGGATGGAGAGAC GATCTTTATGTACGTGTTCCTCTCTGGGCTTGGGCTTCTGGTGGTTGTTGGATTGCATCAGCTTTTGGAATCTAGGAAG agGAGGAGACCTGTGGCCAAGGTGGAGATGGGGACCTCCAACCATAATGACGTTGATATGAGCTGGATCCCACAAGAGACACTCAATCAAATCA TGCAGAGTCGGCGAG ATAAGGCTTCCCCCAGAAGATCACCCCGTAAGAGGACACAGAAGCGCTCTGCTGGATCAGATGAGTGA